The sequence CTCGCTCCGCAAGCTGGGCGTCCGCCGCGCGCCGGTGGTCCCGATCCTTCCCCGCAGCCACCCGGTGAACATCGTGCTCGGGCGCGCCCTCCGGAAGAAGCCCCGGAGACCCCTCCCGGCCTGACACAGGGCGTGGTCCCCTAGTAGTTCGTCTTCCAGTCGATGAGCCCGCGTGACCGGGCGACGTGCTCGCACCAGCGGAACCAGAGGAGCGCGGCCACGGTGAGCCCGGCCGTGGAGAGCGCCAGCACGCCCCAGAGCGAGAGATCCGGCGTCTGGGCGAGCGGGGCGGCATACGGACGCCCGAGGATCAGCCTGCGAAGGAGCTCGAGCCAGTACGTGAACGGGAGCGCGAGCGAGATCGCGCGCGCCCAGGCCGGGAGCACCTCGAGCGGAAAGACGGCGCCGCTCAAGAGGAAGAAGAGGCCGCTCAGCCCTTCGTTCATGTTGATGCTGTGGCGCGCGACGATGAGGGAGGCTCCCGCCAGGATGATCCCGAGCCACAACACCGCGACCAGCCCGAGCGCCACGGCGAGGACGACCAGCCCCCACGGGGTGCCCGCGCCGCCGAGGGGCAGGCCAAGGGCGAACTTCCCGAAGAGGAGCGCCACGAGGACTCCGAGCGTCGCGGTGGTCACCTTCGTGAATCCGCGCCCCAGCAGGTACGACAGGAAGCGGATCGGCGCCGTGTAGATGTACTTGAGGGTCTCGTAGTCCTCGCGGTCGCGGAACACCGCCCACGAGATCCCGATCAGCACCTCGGTCACGTAGAGG is a genomic window of Candidatus Eisenbacteria bacterium containing:
- a CDS encoding ABC transporter permease — protein: MKRTLDVIRSSAWLGWQIEANWADPFLFLVYAIAKPLATTLILFFMVRVVSAGTATQDTFLFLFLGNTFFLYVTEVLIGISWAVFRDREDYETLKYIYTAPIRFLSYLLGRGFTKVTTATLGVLVALLFGKFALGLPLGGAGTPWGLVVLAVALGLVAVLWLGIILAGASLIVARHSINMNEGLSGLFFLLSGAVFPLEVLPAWARAISLALPFTYWLELLRRLILGRPYAAPLAQTPDLSLWGVLALSTAGLTVAALLWFRWCEHVARSRGLIDWKTNY